In Vespa crabro chromosome 7, iyVesCrab1.2, whole genome shotgun sequence, a single window of DNA contains:
- the LOC124425620 gene encoding dynein axonemal heavy chain 2-like produces MQRRKDKVKDKPVPDPYREYLDAESTDEEEGKGDEEKEVEAELRADYTSEELNELVHRVKGMTTLSGLSKKDWTYQCHLIIQEFFENPKHRVLCIYYEARNNIPTALLSFPLTPVYELCYFVRKPNEIFRLDNFHDTIAFGSFNWNVEHYILNIVQNVLSPIFSKIETWPEIFNLTDFTYKMLGLTVIYVPVLSKELTAEKGSTDKDLVKQLENVVSHWTTQIKLTLIDEEETDLQQLLSLDDEYDFWIYRYDNLYGLNYQVHKHMVERIINILMLTQSTYVHQFLTLREDIELGIIKARSNIEYLSLLKEACRKLKQCTTPEGLTPVLPKIIHLCRTIWLNSPYYNTTEKMTNLFTTLSNDIIIICRNLIDLRQVFKGKTRASIQMFSDCIRVCEDYKKLYIQISNAHNMYTKYPWKLDIDNIFYHINIFIERCQDMIVICNAMIDFARMDETTNILRPKFVGTKGEEHGRACQKIERLFLESLQKIEVNSHKIFDVLHVAWQNIMSVFRNEVRELEIIIENLIATVFVDMNNVQEGIENLHGFYNYMNREELQELFNNKTMEVWKMFDNDIQFTKQDILNYKQKYSSMMPHYSGKALVLEQKAYNLKRMKKMMEEAEWMPYCSMKFEIFNQCEILIKSIEDLIKNLHNEWIEESGENPRTHLDRYLMKRHAQFPLLLDCNMDSFILNLCRECDSWINLRFHIPIQMTVIHVKKDIIFFTYEGILAVIHTYNKIMEALSDRERELFRELIRRVDGQINPGLNRLTWNTENIENYIEDCYDEARNLFEFINVYKKANTEIVKICENICELSMIKLKPNYAYTLSELQEELVNVRDAVTANILTKYNMIVQYIMVVFNGFKGVIHDILKEWQQYLAQFDIVIQKTLRLCLINSMNVMYKALHGNGTAGPSPLLLVQLELLNNKIHFTPNLSDIATTLSNIFNHLLTPIKDIQRLTVKFNVPIKDLKSYWTNYEKDEELNHYQQLLNNEMNHCFSQIKTYLKTWESFKDVWEVNKDIFIHRYEKLKPTATSFDSDINNYANIGFNVELQETVMTIHFLDVNCDSLKSFIIQECLTWQHKLSSLMLRVTENKINHIYQYIAENTKKITKEITDLISMQFAMQLFERLNAEIPKEEAEFPKIMEFYEMLEKYEVPTTFEFKRKVKDIDRSWSAYLELLVSYEVILSEKKEEFRNNLFVDLSMFNENTQLLIRKYYDTGPFTSDWQTDDLREHFDFVKMRSRG; encoded by the exons CATCTGATTATTCAAGAGTTCTTTGAAAACCCAAAGCACCGCGTGCTCTGCATATACTACGAAGCTAGGAACAATATACCAACAGCCTTGCTGTCTTTTCCGTTGACACCGGTATACGAACTCTGCTACTTCGTCCGAAAACCTAACGAGATATTTCGCTTGGACAACTTCCATGACACCATTGCGTTTGGTTCATTCAACTGGAACGTCGAACATTATATTCTCAACATTGTTCAAAATGTTCTGTCACCGATCTTTTCCAAAATCGAGACATGGCCCGAAA TATTCAACTTGACCGATTTCACGTACAAAATGCTGGGCTTAACTGTGATATATGTACCTGTCTTGAGTAAAGAGCTCACCGCCGAGAAAGGCAGCACCGATAAGGATTTAGTTAAACAGCTCGAGAATGTGGTGAGTCATTGGACCACTCAAATCAAACTAACCCTCATCGATGAGGAAGAAACAGATCTGCAACAACTTCTTTCCCTTGATGACGAATACGATTTCTGGATCTATAGAT ATGATAATCTCTATGGATTAAATTATCAAGTTCACAAGCATATGGTTGAacgtatcataaatatattaatgttaaccCAATCAACTTATGTGCATCAATTTCTCACATTACGAGAAGACATAGAATTGGGAATCATTAAAGCTAGATCGAACATTGAGTATTTGTCACTTCTGAAGGAAGCTTGCAGGAAATTAAAGCAATGCACAACACCAGAAGGATTAACTCCGGTTCTACCGAAAATTATACATCTCTGTAGAACTATCTGGTTAAATTCGCCTTACTACAATACCACCGAGAAAATGACTAATCTGTTCACTACATTGAGCAAcgatatcattataatctgtCGGAATTTAATCGACCTTCGGCAAGTATTCAAAGGGAAAACTCGTGCCAGCATCCAAATGTTCTCCGATTGTATTCGTGTTTGCGAAGATTACAAGAAACTTTATATTcaa atTTCAAATGCCCATAATATGTACACCAAATATCCATGGAAATTAGACAtcgataacattttttatcatataaacatttttatcgaaagatGCCAAGACATGATAGTCATCTGCAATGCGATGATAGACTTTGCCAG aaTGGACGAAACAACTAACATTCTAAGACCAAAGTTTGTTGGAACCAAGGGAGAAGAACACGGTAGAGCCTGTCAAAAGATCGAAAGACTCTTTCTCGAGAGTTTACAGAAAATCGAAGTAAACTCTCATAAAATATTCGATGTGCTGCACGTCGCCTGGCAGAACATTATGTCTGTCTTTCGCAACGAAGTCAGAGAATTGGAGATAATAATCGAGAACTTGATAGCAACCGTCTTCGTCGACATGAATAACGTGCAAGAGGGTATCGAGAATCTCCATGgattttacaattatatgAACAGAGAGGAACTACAGGAGCTCTTCAATAATAAGACTATGGAG GTATGGAAAATGTTCGACAATGATATTCAGTTTACAAAGCAAGATATcttaaattataaacaaaaatattcatcGATGATGCCGCATTACTCCGGCAAAGCATTGGTCCTGGAACAAAAAGcatataatttgaaaagaatgaaaaaaatgatggaAGAAGCTGAATGGATGCCATATTGTTCCATGAAATTTGAGATCTTCAATCAGTGCGAAATCCTTATAAAGTCAATCGAAGACTTAATAAAGAATCTCCATAACGAATGGATCGAAGAATCTGGTGAAAATCCACGCACTCATCTCGATCGATACTTAATGAAACGCCATGCACAATTTCCCCTGTTACTCGACTGTAATATggattcttttatattaaaccTTTGCCGAGAATGCGATAGTTGGATAAATCTTCGATTCCATATACCGATCCAAATGACTGTTATACATGTTAAAAAGGACataatcttttttacttaCGAAGGTATCCTTGCAGTGATCCATACTTACAACAAAATCATGGAAG cATTGTCCGACAGAGAACGTGAACTGTTTCGAGAATTAATCCGGAGGGTCGACGGACAGATCAATCCTGGCTTAAATAGACTAACGTGGAACACGGAGAACATCGAAAATTACATTGAAGATTGCTACGATGAAGCCAGAAAT cTCTTTGAATTCATTAATGTTTATAAGAAAGCCAATACTGAGATAGTAAAGATATGCGAGAATATTTGCGAATTGTCGATGATCAAGTTAAAACCGAATTATGCGTACACCTTGTCGGAATTGCAGGAGGAACTTGTAAACGTGAG GGATGCGGTTACTGCCAATATACTTACAAAGTACAACATGATAGTTCAATACATCATGGTGGTCTTCAACGGATTTAAAGGAGTAATCCATGAC ATATTAAAGGAGTGGCAACAATATTTGGCCCAATTCGATATAGTAATTCAGAAAACACTGAGATTATGCCTTATAAATTCTATGAATGTCATGTATAAGGCCCTTCACGGAAACGGGACGGCAGGACCATCTCCTCTTCTACTGGTGCAACTGGAGTTGCTCAACAATAAG ATACACTTCACACCAAACCTGTCGGATATCGCCACAACCTTATCGAACATTTTCAACCACCTATTAACACCGATTAAGGACATCCAACGATTAACCGTAAAGTTCAATGTTCCcattaaagatttaaaatcTTATTGGACTAATTACGAGAAGGACGAAGAACTTAATCATTATCAACAATTGCTTAACAATG AGATGAATCATTGTTTTTCCCAAATAAAAACATATCTTAAAACGTGGGAATCTTTCAAGGACGTCTGGGAAGTCAATAaggatattttcattcatag atATGAAAAGCTGAAACCAACGGCTACATCTTTCGATtctgatattaacaattacgcGAATATTGGATTCAATGTCGAACTTCAAGAGACCGTGATGACCATACATTTTCTCGATGTAAATTGCGATAGTTTAAAAAGCTTCATCATACAGGAATGCTTGACCTGGCAACACAAACTAAGTTCTCTTATGTTACGAGTAACCGAGAACAAAATCAATCACATCTATCAATATATCGctgaaaatacgaaaaa AATAACGAAGGAAATAACGGATCTGATCAGTATGCAATTCGCGATGCAGTTGTTCGAGAGACTTAACGCCGAGATTCCGAAGGAGGAGGCAGAATTCCCTAAGATCATGGAGTTCTACGAAATGTTGG aaaaatacgAGGTACCGACAACGtttgaatttaaaagaaaggtaaaagaCATCGACCGATCGTGGTCTGCCTACTTGGAGCTACTTGTTTCCTACGAAGTTATTTTATCCGAAAAGAAG GAAGAATTCAGAAACAATTTATTCGTGGATTTGTCTATGTTTAACGAAAATACGCAGTTATTGATCCGTAAATATTATGATACTGGACCGTTTACGTCAGACTGGCAAACAGATG ACTTACGTGAACATTTTGATTTCGTAAAGATGCGTTCGCGTGGATAA